A genomic stretch from Ficedula albicollis isolate OC2 chromosome 4A, FicAlb1.5, whole genome shotgun sequence includes:
- the ARHGAP36 gene encoding rho GTPase-activating protein 36 codes for MSSALMGFPGSAPQNGLGGALSVDSITDLAANTSQLLELRAEFDCGLDVHLDEQQSVHDVAALLKDEQRSVHDVAALLKEFLRDMPEPLIPRELYRAFLSTARMEGPAQLETLQLLLFLLPPCHSDTLLRLLRFLAQVARHAESSWDPQGHQIPGNKMTASNLATVFGPNILQKEKPGEKDAGALNLEDSAAIILVLQRLIEHHHSLFMVSPEMQCDVLRRLFQTDPDVIEYLLRRKFPDVLSPEHEDPGEEQPPSAWTHSLQRGSASSELFSNISFLNLDVGI; via the exons ATGAGTTCAGCATTAATGGGATTTCCGGGGTCTGCTCCCCAAAACGGGCTGGGG GGGGCCCTGTCCGTGGATTCCATCACCGACCTGGCTGCCAAcacctcccagctgctggag CTGAGGGCAGAGTTCGATTGCGGGCTGGATGTTCACCTGGATGAGCAGCAGAGCGTCCATGACGTGGCCGCGCTGCTCAAGGATGAGCAGCGGAGCGTCCATGACGTGGCCGCGCTGCTCAAGGAGTTCCTGCGGGACATGCCCGAGCCGCTGATCCCCCGAGAGCTCTACCGAGccttcctcagcacagccc gcatggaggggccagcacagctggagacgctgcagctgctgctgttcctgctgcccccctgCCACAGTGACACCCTGCTGCGGCTCCTGCGCTTCCTGGCCCAGGTGGCACGGCATGCTGAGAGCTCCTGGGacccccagggccaccag ATCCCTGGCAATAAAATGACAGCGTCCAACCTGGCCACAGTCTTTGGTCCCAACATCTTGCAGAAGGAGAAGCCTGGAGAGAAAGATGCTGGTGCCCTGAACTTGGAGGACAGTGCTGCCATaatcctggtgctgcagaggctgATTGAGCACCACCACTCCCTGTTCATG gtgtccccagaaATGCAGTGTGACGTGCTGAGGAGGCTGTTCCAGACAGACCCCGATGTCATCGAGTACCTGCTGCGCAGGAAGTTCCCTGACGTGCT GAGCCCAGAGCATGAGGATCCCGGGGAGGAGCAGCCTCCATCTGCCTGGACACACAGCCTGCAGCGAGGCTCGGCCTCCTCGGAGCTGTTCAGCAACATCTCCTTCCTAAACCTGGACGTTGGCATCTAG